GCCGAACTCGGCCTCGTGCTGCCGGCGCCGCCCAAGCCGGTGGCAACCTACATCCCGGCCGTGCTGGCCGGGGATCTCTTATTTCTTAGCGGTGTGATTCCGTTTCGCGACGGCAAACTTGTCCTGGAAGGCAAACTCGGCCGCGATTTGACGGTGGAGCAGGGGTATGAGGCCGCGCGGGTCTCGCTGTTGAACGCGCTGGCCATCGTCAAAGAGAAGCTCGGTACGCTCGACCGGGTTCAGAAGATTGTCCGCATGACTGGCCACGTGGCGTCCGCTGAAGGCTTCACGCAGCAGCCGGCCGTGATCAACGGGGCCTCCGATCTGCTGGTCACAATTTTTGGCGAGGCGGGGAAGCACGCGCGAGTCGCCCTTGGGGCGGCCGAATTGCCCCTGAACGCCCCCCTTGAGATTGAATTAATCATACAGGTGACGGGGAAAGGTTACGGCGAAGGCCGTGAGGTATCCCGCGGAATTCCTTAGCCTTAACCGTGCGGTTATGAAAATTGA
This DNA window, taken from Nitrospira sp., encodes the following:
- a CDS encoding RidA family protein, with protein sequence MLYERRLAELGLVLPAPPKPVATYIPAVLAGDLLFLSGVIPFRDGKLVLEGKLGRDLTVEQGYEAARVSLLNALAIVKEKLGTLDRVQKIVRMTGHVASAEGFTQQPAVINGASDLLVTIFGEAGKHARVALGAAELPLNAPLEIELIIQVTGKGYGEGREVSRGIP